One part of the Humulus lupulus chromosome 9, drHumLupu1.1, whole genome shotgun sequence genome encodes these proteins:
- the LOC133799941 gene encoding uncharacterized protein LOC133799941: protein MARTRNRPQREQPSSSIDSDVLPPSQTSATTGQRTTLTASDPPLHDRPAQEDANNPYFMGTRDHPGLILASPPLTNTNFQQWARDFKLSVGAKNKTGFLTGTIPQPSSDYHLFDSWSRCNQMVMFWIIHAVSPEIKSSIIYLDSATTMWTELNTRFNQGNGPRIFDLRTSLISLHHGDDSASAYFTKLKAIWDEINELRPRTPYTCAAANDSLEL from the coding sequence ATGGCACGAACAAGAAACAGACCACAACGAGAGCAACCTTCCTCCTCCATAGATTCCGATGTGCTGCCTCCTTCTCAGACATCGGCCACTACTGGACAGAGGACCACTCTGACTGCTTCTGATCCACCTTTGCATGATCGACCTGCTCAAGAAGATGCCAACAATCCTTACTTCATGGGCACTAGAGACCACCCAGGTCTGATCTTAGCTTCTCCACCTCTTACGAACACCAACTTTCAACAGTGGGCTCGTGACTTCAAGCTCTCCGTGGGTGCGAAGAACAAAACTGGCTTCCTCACTGGAACCATTCCCCAACCCTCTTCCGATTACCATTTGTTTGATTCCTGGAGCAGGTGTAATCAAATGGTTATGTTTTGGATTATCCACGCAGTTTCACCAGAAATCAAGAGTAGTATCATCTATCTTGATTCAGCTACTACAATGTGGACTGAGTTAAACACAAGATTCAATCAAGGAAATGGGCCTCGCATCTTTGATCTACGGACATCCCTCATATCGCTTCATCATGGAGATGATTCCGCCAGCGCCTATTTCACTAAACTGAAAGCAATTTGGGACGAGATTAATGAACTCCGACCAAGAACGCCATATACTTGTGCTGCTGCCAATGATAGTCTTGAGCTATAG